From Leptolyngbya sp. KIOST-1, one genomic window encodes:
- a CDS encoding AI-2E family transporter, with the protein MKIEEDPNDTLQGRGPRGRDHLWAALSASTLVRFLLLFASGWAVVQLLAYFEVLVVVFVSATIVAFLLDLPARWLSRWMPHGVAAIAVFIACLAIAAGLSLTLGMTVIAQGQQLAASAQDFSDSVTPWFNSLEQLLETLNLPVDLEGLEPQVQDQVGTLLTSGLGLLQSTLANLGLVILIAVVALFMMLDGAKIWWWLLNYVPIRHKERFNTVLQRNLLGFFWGRLLLSIFFGVSTFVVFLILGVPFPLVLALIAGVFDLIPGIGATLGVGLVALLLLSQSVWLAIQALVVCIALQQVEENLLLPYIMKDSLDINPVVMFFALIVGATVAGVLGLFLAVPVAGVIITWLDIEAMRGKPNQD; encoded by the coding sequence ATGAAAATTGAGGAGGATCCTAACGACACCCTCCAGGGGCGCGGCCCGAGGGGGCGCGACCACCTCTGGGCCGCTTTAAGCGCCAGCACCCTGGTCCGCTTTTTGCTGTTGTTTGCCAGTGGCTGGGCGGTGGTGCAGCTGCTGGCCTACTTTGAGGTGCTGGTGGTGGTGTTTGTGTCCGCCACCATCGTGGCCTTTTTGCTCGATTTGCCCGCCCGCTGGCTGAGTCGATGGATGCCCCACGGGGTAGCGGCGATCGCCGTGTTTATCGCCTGTCTGGCGATCGCCGCCGGCCTTTCCCTCACCCTCGGAATGACGGTCATCGCCCAGGGGCAGCAGCTAGCCGCCAGCGCCCAAGACTTTTCTGACTCAGTTACCCCCTGGTTCAACAGCCTGGAGCAGCTGTTGGAAACACTGAATTTGCCCGTTGACCTGGAGGGGCTAGAACCTCAGGTTCAAGATCAGGTAGGCACCCTGCTCACCTCCGGCCTGGGCCTGCTGCAGTCGACTTTGGCTAACCTGGGCCTGGTCATCCTGATTGCGGTGGTGGCGCTGTTTATGATGCTGGATGGGGCCAAAATCTGGTGGTGGCTGCTCAACTACGTTCCCATCCGCCATAAGGAGCGCTTCAACACCGTTCTTCAGCGAAATCTGCTCGGTTTTTTCTGGGGCCGCCTGCTGTTGTCGATCTTTTTCGGGGTTTCCACCTTTGTCGTGTTTTTGATTCTGGGCGTTCCCTTTCCCCTGGTGCTGGCCCTAATTGCCGGGGTGTTTGATCTGATTCCCGGCATTGGCGCCACCCTAGGAGTGGGTTTGGTGGCCCTGCTGCTGCTCTCCCAGAGCGTATGGCTGGCAATTCAGGCACTGGTCGTGTGCATTGCGCTGCAACAGGTGGAGGAAAACCTGCTGCTGCCCTACATCATGAAGGACTCCCTGGATATCAACCCGGTAGTCATGTTCTTTGCGCTGATTGTCGGGGCCACGGTGGCTGGGGTGCTGGGCCTGTTTCTGGCCGTGCCAGTGGCCGGCGTGATCATCACCTGGCTAGATATTGAGGCCATGCGCGGCAAACCCAACCAAGATTAA
- a CDS encoding DUF2288 domain-containing protein: MPPKFTASTTWAASPRHPPPATSGSLKQTRDRTAAAMTQDLKHELAELVAPADWAWISPHANRGAVVVVDKSLDLVEVGAAIATDNVTVVNRWIAEALLTKPSPFQLEVWDQTAKKQFQSLIVQPFVLVQDPAADEN; this comes from the coding sequence GTGCCGCCGAAATTCACCGCCTCCACGACCTGGGCCGCTAGCCCACGCCACCCACCCCCGGCTACATCTGGTAGCCTAAAGCAGACCCGCGATCGCACCGCCGCAGCCATGACCCAAGACCTCAAGCACGAACTCGCAGAACTGGTTGCCCCCGCCGACTGGGCCTGGATCAGCCCCCACGCCAATCGAGGAGCCGTGGTCGTGGTCGACAAAAGCCTGGATCTAGTCGAGGTCGGGGCCGCGATCGCCACCGACAACGTTACGGTCGTCAACCGCTGGATCGCAGAAGCCCTGCTCACCAAACCCTCCCCCTTTCAGCTCGAAGTTTGGGACCAGACCGCCAAAAAGCAGTTCCAATCCCTGATCGTTCAACCCTTCGTGCTAGTGCAGGATCCGGCTGCCGATGAAAATTGA